One window of Silvimonas iriomotensis genomic DNA carries:
- the serB gene encoding phosphoserine phosphatase SerB encodes MYRLVIQAPEIETPNLKQLARLSGAGEIQAVNQQAFHLIGADIGNTEAVADFCESIQHDWAFIPEDTRVGDIGLVVMDMDSTLITIECIDEIADMVGIKPQVAEITAAAMRGELDFKESLTRRVALLAGLDASALQRVYDERLKLMAGAEAMLKGFQAAGAKTLLISGGFTFFTSKLQTRLNLTRTIANELEIIDGKLTGRVIGDIVDAQRKKSELIRMREELGLRPDQVVAMGDGANDLPMLHEAGYGVACHAKPKVQAEAPYCINFVGLDGVLNYFVTP; translated from the coding sequence ATGTACCGTCTTGTTATCCAGGCTCCGGAAATCGAAACCCCGAACCTCAAGCAACTGGCGCGCCTGTCTGGCGCTGGGGAAATCCAGGCCGTGAATCAGCAGGCATTCCATCTGATTGGCGCCGATATCGGCAACACGGAAGCCGTCGCTGATTTTTGCGAATCCATCCAGCATGACTGGGCGTTTATTCCGGAAGACACCCGGGTGGGCGATATCGGCCTTGTGGTCATGGATATGGACTCGACCCTGATCACCATCGAGTGCATCGACGAGATTGCCGACATGGTCGGCATCAAGCCGCAGGTGGCCGAGATTACCGCGGCCGCCATGCGTGGCGAACTGGATTTCAAGGAAAGCCTGACCCGCCGCGTGGCCTTGCTGGCCGGGCTGGACGCCAGCGCGCTGCAACGCGTTTACGACGAACGCCTGAAGCTGATGGCGGGCGCTGAAGCCATGCTCAAGGGCTTTCAGGCTGCCGGTGCAAAGACGCTGCTGATTTCCGGCGGTTTCACCTTCTTTACCAGCAAACTGCAAACCCGCCTGAATCTGACCCGCACCATTGCCAATGAACTGGAAATCATCGACGGCAAGCTCACCGGCCGGGTGATTGGCGATATCGTCGACGCCCAGCGCAAAAAGAGCGAATTGATCCGCATGCGTGAGGAACTGGGCCTGCGGCCTGATCAGGTGGTTGCCATGGGCGATGGCGCCAATGACCTGCCCATGCTGCACGAGGCCGGTTACGGCGTAGCCTGCCATGCCAAACCCAAGGTTCAGGCTGAAGCGCCCTACTGCATCAACTTTGTCGGGCTTGATGGCGTGCTCAATTACTTTGTGACGCCATAA
- the recJ gene encoding single-stranded-DNA-specific exonuclease RecJ: MPQIQPRVVPEQLESRLRHAGYSALEARLYAARGIGDEHELEYDLTRLIPWAQLKGAAAAAVRLADAIARKERILIVADYDADGATACAVGMKGLGMLGATIGFVVPNRFEYGYGLTPEIVELAAQQSPDLILTVDNGIASVAGVAAAKARGIDVLITDHHLPGEHLPDALIVNPNQPGCDFPSKNLAGCGVMFYVLMATRAEMRSRGVFASQPEPNLGQLLDLVALGTVADVVRLDANNRILVEHGLKRMRSGKASAGVLALFNAAGRNPHRASCFDLGFTLGPRLNAAGRLDDMGLGIACLLAGSEQSALPLASELDQMNRARRDIEAGMRDEAEAILASVNVADSWSICLYRADWHQGVVGIVASRVKEQFHRPTLVFADGGEGEIKGSGRSIPGLHLRDALDLVSKRHEGLILKFGGHAMAAGLSLRTEDFARFQQAFEAVCRELMPATALERIIETDGALPEESYNMEVVARLDHQVWGQGFPAPRFHDEFRVLEQRVVGERHLKVKLATRFGMVLDGIRFGSPQALPDKVTAVFSISINEFRGERILQLQLEHCE, translated from the coding sequence ATGCCCCAAATCCAGCCCAGAGTCGTGCCTGAACAACTGGAAAGCCGCTTGCGCCATGCCGGGTATTCGGCGCTTGAAGCGCGCCTGTACGCCGCGCGCGGTATCGGTGATGAGCATGAGCTTGAATATGACCTGACGCGGTTGATCCCGTGGGCGCAACTGAAAGGGGCCGCTGCCGCCGCCGTGCGCCTTGCCGATGCGATCGCCCGCAAGGAACGCATCCTGATCGTGGCCGATTACGATGCCGATGGCGCCACGGCCTGTGCCGTTGGCATGAAGGGCCTCGGCATGCTGGGTGCGACCATCGGCTTTGTGGTGCCCAACCGCTTTGAATACGGCTACGGCCTGACGCCAGAGATTGTCGAACTGGCAGCGCAGCAATCGCCAGACCTGATCCTGACCGTGGACAACGGCATTGCCAGCGTGGCGGGCGTGGCTGCGGCCAAAGCGCGCGGCATTGATGTCCTGATTACCGATCACCATCTGCCGGGCGAGCACCTGCCTGATGCGCTGATCGTGAATCCCAACCAGCCCGGTTGTGACTTTCCGTCCAAGAACCTGGCCGGCTGCGGCGTGATGTTCTATGTACTGATGGCGACCCGGGCCGAGATGCGCAGCCGCGGCGTTTTTGCCAGCCAGCCGGAACCCAATCTGGGGCAACTGCTGGACCTGGTTGCGCTGGGTACGGTGGCCGACGTGGTGCGTCTTGATGCCAATAACCGCATTCTGGTTGAACATGGACTCAAGCGCATGCGTAGCGGCAAGGCCAGTGCCGGTGTGCTGGCTTTATTCAATGCCGCTGGCCGCAACCCGCATCGGGCCAGTTGTTTTGATCTGGGCTTTACGCTGGGGCCACGGCTGAATGCGGCCGGGCGGCTTGATGACATGGGCCTGGGCATTGCCTGCTTGCTGGCGGGATCAGAGCAATCCGCCTTGCCGCTGGCGAGCGAGCTGGATCAGATGAACCGCGCGCGCCGGGATATCGAAGCCGGCATGCGCGACGAGGCCGAGGCCATTCTGGCCAGCGTCAATGTGGCAGATAGCTGGAGCATCTGTTTGTACCGCGCAGACTGGCACCAGGGCGTGGTCGGGATTGTGGCCTCCCGCGTCAAGGAACAGTTTCACCGGCCTACGCTGGTGTTTGCCGATGGGGGCGAGGGCGAGATCAAAGGCTCTGGCCGCTCGATTCCCGGCCTGCATCTGCGTGATGCGCTGGATCTGGTATCAAAGCGTCATGAAGGCTTGATCCTGAAGTTTGGCGGGCACGCCATGGCGGCGGGCCTGAGCCTGCGTACCGAAGACTTTGCGCGCTTCCAGCAAGCGTTTGAGGCCGTGTGCCGGGAGTTGATGCCGGCGACGGCGCTGGAGCGCATTATCGAAACCGATGGCGCCTTGCCGGAAGAAAGCTACAACATGGAGGTGGTCGCGCGGCTGGATCACCAGGTGTGGGGTCAGGGTTTTCCGGCGCCACGCTTTCATGACGAGTTCCGGGTGCTGGAACAACGTGTGGTCGGTGAACGTCACCTCAAGGTGAAGCTGGCCACCCGCTTTGGCATGGTGCTTGATGGCATCCGCTTTGGCAGCCCGCAAGCCTTGCCGGATAAAGTCACCGCCGTGTTCTCGATCAGCATCAACGAGTTTCGTGGCGAACGCATTTTGCAGTTGCAACTGGAGCATTGCGAGTAA
- a CDS encoding EamA family transporter: MQAKDWLSALVVVFVWGVNFVVIKFGLHGVPPMLLGALRFTLVAFPAVFFVPRPQISWRLLLAYGATISLGQFAFLFTALYVGMPAGLASLVLQAQAFFTVLLAAVLFGEPVRWHNMAGLVVAATGLALIGLQGHAGFTGFGFVLTLLAALSWACGNLAVKRAGAVNPLSLVIWGALVPPIPFLLLSLWLEGPARITASLASPGWSSVLALLYLAYVATCMGYGLWGRLLAHHPVRQIAPLTLLVPVIGVVTAALALGERLSALQWLGGLIVMLGLLINVFGPTLTARFYR; this comes from the coding sequence ATGCAGGCGAAGGACTGGTTGTCGGCGCTGGTGGTGGTGTTTGTGTGGGGCGTCAATTTTGTGGTGATCAAGTTTGGCCTGCACGGCGTACCACCCATGCTGCTGGGCGCCTTGCGCTTTACGCTGGTGGCGTTTCCGGCCGTGTTCTTTGTGCCGCGCCCGCAGATTTCATGGCGTTTGCTGCTGGCCTATGGCGCGACAATCAGCCTGGGGCAGTTTGCCTTCCTGTTTACCGCTTTGTACGTCGGCATGCCGGCCGGGCTGGCCTCCCTGGTGTTGCAGGCGCAGGCGTTCTTTACCGTATTGCTGGCCGCCGTGCTGTTTGGCGAGCCGGTGCGTTGGCACAATATGGCGGGTCTGGTGGTTGCGGCGACCGGGCTGGCCCTGATTGGCCTGCAAGGGCATGCTGGGTTTACTGGCTTCGGTTTTGTGCTGACCTTGCTGGCGGCGCTGTCCTGGGCCTGCGGCAATCTGGCAGTCAAACGTGCCGGCGCGGTCAATCCGCTCAGTCTCGTAATCTGGGGTGCGCTGGTGCCGCCGATTCCGTTTCTGTTGTTGTCGTTGTGGCTGGAAGGCCCGGCCCGCATCACCGCCAGTCTGGCCAGCCCCGGCTGGAGTAGCGTGCTGGCACTGTTGTACCTGGCGTATGTCGCTACCTGCATGGGCTATGGGTTGTGGGGCCGCTTGCTGGCGCATCACCCGGTGCGGCAGATTGCGCCGCTGACCTTGCTGGTGCCCGTCATCGGGGTGGTGACCGCCGCGCTGGCATTGGGGGAACGTCTTTCTGCGCTGCAATGGCTGGGCGGGTTGATTGTGATGCTGGGTTTGCTGATCAACGTGTTTGGGCCAACGCTGACCGCGCGCTTTTACCGCTAA
- a CDS encoding chitinase N-terminal domain-containing protein, with the protein MDLTLQRLVFCVLCWFCCAVAQATLMTPQEAASSGNRACKPASGGMVDCIDVEAPPAAPANDPSIQALPAMQYPGQSIPAPSVEPPIKPAMDEVPASLPGNQLTIGWDINFGTTAQYWEIWDNGELRVRTQSFTQRTLLTSKDSAAKAVSVQSGVYTLTDLAPGRHELQIRLCNTGTKNEPVCTLLGANTWVGGAKGDGKPSAPEIEWLPTVTTGEPIKLTWHLWWGTPGHYWQVLDDKKVLFESSAFGEDDAHSQMGETTLTGLAPGKHQLSVRLCTKLACTPSDVYAVEVVSAQPSSVVPQLALSGTTADSYILAWSLPVAAAPNAPLRWQLFDTDARTAFGDIQKRAVQCPQGVEEAAQTVSSTRSYCGKVRILRTEAPVHMAVQVCFDDDDCRESQPLAIADATTAIPPAAPAPAISKVPPASTVDDMEPPAAAPATAAPATDQNSKPFDLPDNYTRVPTR; encoded by the coding sequence ATGGATTTGACCCTGCAGCGGTTGGTGTTCTGTGTTCTGTGCTGGTTCTGCTGCGCCGTGGCGCAAGCAACCTTGATGACGCCGCAGGAAGCTGCCAGCAGCGGCAACCGGGCCTGCAAGCCGGCCAGCGGCGGCATGGTCGATTGCATTGATGTGGAAGCGCCGCCCGCAGCGCCGGCCAACGACCCATCCATTCAGGCCTTGCCGGCCATGCAATACCCGGGTCAGTCCATTCCCGCGCCCAGCGTAGAGCCGCCGATCAAACCGGCGATGGACGAGGTGCCCGCATCGCTGCCGGGCAATCAGCTGACCATAGGCTGGGATATCAATTTCGGGACCACGGCCCAGTATTGGGAAATCTGGGATAACGGCGAATTGCGCGTGCGCACGCAAAGCTTTACCCAGCGCACGTTGCTCACCAGCAAAGACAGCGCTGCCAAAGCGGTCTCGGTGCAAAGCGGCGTGTACACCCTGACCGATCTGGCGCCAGGCCGGCACGAACTGCAGATCCGCCTGTGCAACACGGGTACCAAAAACGAACCGGTCTGCACTTTGCTGGGCGCCAACACCTGGGTGGGTGGCGCCAAGGGCGACGGCAAGCCTTCCGCACCAGAAATCGAATGGCTGCCCACCGTGACCACTGGCGAGCCGATCAAGCTCACCTGGCATTTGTGGTGGGGTACGCCCGGCCATTACTGGCAGGTGCTGGACGATAAAAAAGTGCTGTTTGAATCCAGTGCTTTTGGTGAAGACGACGCGCACAGCCAGATGGGCGAAACCACGCTGACCGGGCTTGCACCGGGCAAGCATCAATTGAGCGTGCGGCTGTGTACCAAACTGGCCTGTACCCCCAGCGACGTTTACGCCGTGGAAGTCGTCAGCGCGCAACCTTCCAGCGTGGTGCCGCAACTGGCGCTCAGTGGTACGACGGCAGATTCGTACATCCTGGCCTGGTCCTTGCCGGTTGCCGCTGCGCCCAATGCGCCGTTGCGCTGGCAGTTGTTCGATACGGATGCCAGAACGGCGTTTGGCGATATCCAGAAGCGCGCCGTGCAATGCCCGCAAGGTGTGGAAGAAGCGGCCCAGACCGTCAGCAGTACGCGCAGTTACTGCGGCAAGGTGCGCATCCTGCGCACCGAAGCGCCGGTGCATATGGCCGTGCAAGTGTGTTTTGACGATGACGATTGCCGGGAAAGCCAGCCCTTGGCGATTGCCGATGCGACCACCGCCATCCCGCCCGCTGCGCCAGCGCCCGCCATCAGCAAGGTGCCGCCAGCGTCGACGGTCGATGACATGGAGCCACCGGCCGCCGCCCCGGCTACTGCTGCCCCGGCAACGGATCAGAACAGCAAGCCGTTTGATCTGCCCGACAACTACACGCGTGTCCCCACCCGATGA
- a CDS encoding peroxiredoxin, with protein sequence MLNESCPSFELPMTGGATFNPASLKGEAFVLYFYPKDSTPGCTVEGSDFRDKNAAFAAAGARVFGISRDSIKSHENFKAKMSFPFELISDPDETACAAFGVMKMKNMYGKQVRGVERSTFVIDKEGKVVHEWRGVKVPGHVEEVLSVVQGLK encoded by the coding sequence ATGCTCAATGAATCCTGCCCGTCTTTTGAGTTGCCCATGACGGGTGGTGCGACTTTCAACCCGGCCTCGCTCAAGGGCGAAGCCTTTGTCCTGTACTTCTACCCCAAGGACAGCACGCCTGGCTGCACGGTAGAAGGCTCCGATTTTCGCGACAAGAACGCGGCCTTTGCTGCCGCCGGCGCGCGTGTCTTTGGCATCAGCCGCGACAGCATCAAATCCCACGAAAATTTCAAAGCAAAAATGTCGTTTCCGTTCGAGTTGATCTCTGACCCGGATGAAACGGCGTGCGCTGCCTTTGGTGTCATGAAAATGAAGAACATGTACGGCAAACAGGTGCGCGGCGTGGAACGCAGCACTTTCGTCATCGACAAGGAGGGCAAGGTGGTCCACGAGTGGCGCGGGGTGAAAGTACCCGGCCACGTTGAAGAAGTGCTCAGCGTCGTGCAGGGCCTTAAATAA
- a CDS encoding translation initiation factor Sui1, whose translation MKSSSQGGLVYSTEHGRMCPDCRQPEAQCICKPAQPTGFADGVIRVMRETKGRKGKGVTLIKGAVMDAASLTTLARQLKAVCGSGGTIKDGVIEIQGDHVELVLAELKKRNLAAKRAG comes from the coding sequence ATGAAATCCTCGTCACAAGGCGGTCTGGTTTATTCCACAGAGCATGGCCGCATGTGTCCGGATTGCCGCCAGCCCGAGGCGCAATGCATTTGCAAACCAGCGCAACCCACCGGCTTTGCCGACGGCGTAATCCGGGTCATGCGCGAGACCAAGGGCCGCAAGGGAAAAGGCGTAACGCTGATCAAGGGCGCCGTCATGGACGCCGCCAGCCTGACCACGCTGGCGCGCCAACTCAAGGCCGTGTGCGGCTCCGGCGGCACCATCAAGGATGGCGTGATTGAAATCCAGGGCGATCACGTAGAACTGGTGCTGGCCGAACTGAAAAAACGCAACCTTGCCGCCAAACGCGCGGGTTAG
- the dcd gene encoding dCTP deaminase: protein MSIKSDRWIRRMAEEHQMIEPYVPGQVKMVNGERIVSYGTSSYGYDIRCADEFKVFTNLNSTIVDPKNFDENSFVDVSGKGYCIIPPNSFALARTVEYFRIPRNVLTVCLGKSTYARCGIIVNVTPFEPEWEGYVTLEFSNTTPLPAKIYANEGVAQVLFLEADEDDICETSYRDRGGKYQGQVGVTLPKT, encoded by the coding sequence ATGAGTATCAAGTCCGATAGATGGATCCGCCGCATGGCCGAAGAACACCAGATGATCGAGCCCTATGTGCCGGGTCAGGTGAAAATGGTGAATGGCGAGCGCATTGTGTCGTATGGCACCTCCAGCTATGGCTACGACATTCGCTGCGCCGATGAATTCAAGGTGTTCACCAACCTGAATTCCACCATTGTCGATCCGAAGAATTTTGACGAAAACAGCTTTGTTGACGTCTCCGGCAAGGGCTATTGCATCATCCCGCCGAACTCGTTTGCGCTGGCCCGCACGGTGGAGTACTTCCGCATTCCGCGCAATGTGCTGACGGTGTGCCTGGGCAAATCAACCTACGCCCGCTGCGGCATCATCGTGAACGTGACCCCGTTCGAGCCGGAATGGGAAGGCTACGTGACGCTGGAGTTCTCCAACACCACGCCGCTGCCGGCCAAGATTTATGCCAACGAAGGCGTGGCCCAGGTGCTATTCCTTGAGGCGGACGAAGACGATATCTGTGAAACCAGCTATCGCGATCGTGGCGGCAAGTATCAAGGCCAGGTGGGCGTTACGCTGCCCAAAACCTGA
- a CDS encoding EAL domain-containing protein, producing the protein MQMPSRRSLLQHSYVVLLVLGIIAVAIIPVGIMTFVAEQRAQAREYDALVLYARRGLSRVEMVYTNARDALEQMKRIDADTCGDEYLQDMRRVALMHRYVQNIVTLRDGQYVMCGAMLGRLQPQARLKQPSWQGPRYRVWLNAYDIEDTGNPMLMIADERNAVLIDPDSLVDVVVEDPSLSLSLVGTATNEVVASWHNVKPEYALMGYKDPGSRQADGNYYVMVKSTQYPFAVVAGEPTGNLMRHWYASLRIWLPLGILLGLAAAAAMLMFIRSRGSMVGQLRDAIRRKRLVMHYQPIVDLASRRCIGAEALVRWPQQHGTMIRPDVFVPLAEDNGLIQPMTDLVLELICADMATLLQLRSDLYVSINLAAIDLSTDRFIQVLAHKLPQAGIESARLAIEATERGFMDVNSAQEVIGKLRAAGHKVLIDDFGTGYSGLSYLQTFQVDVLKIDKSFIDTVGTEAATASVAPHIVEIGHALKLKIIAEGVESEDQAQWLQAHGVQSGQGWLFGKPMPAAAFLAFLAQDRQKALS; encoded by the coding sequence ATGCAGATGCCCTCGCGCAGATCGTTGCTGCAGCATTCTTATGTGGTGTTGTTGGTGTTGGGAATCATTGCGGTGGCGATCATTCCGGTCGGCATCATGACCTTTGTTGCGGAACAACGCGCACAGGCGCGTGAATACGATGCGCTGGTGCTCTACGCCCGGCGCGGCCTGTCCCGCGTAGAGATGGTGTACACCAACGCCCGTGACGCGCTGGAACAGATGAAGCGCATTGATGCGGATACCTGCGGCGATGAATACCTGCAAGACATGCGCCGCGTGGCGCTGATGCATCGCTACGTGCAGAACATCGTTACGCTGCGCGACGGCCAGTATGTCATGTGCGGCGCCATGCTGGGGCGACTGCAGCCACAAGCCCGCCTCAAGCAGCCGTCCTGGCAAGGCCCGCGCTATCGGGTCTGGCTCAATGCGTATGACATCGAAGACACCGGCAACCCTATGCTGATGATCGCCGATGAGCGCAACGCCGTGCTGATCGACCCGGATTCACTGGTTGATGTGGTGGTGGAGGACCCGAGTCTGTCCTTGTCGCTGGTCGGCACGGCGACCAATGAAGTGGTTGCGTCCTGGCACAACGTGAAACCGGAGTACGCCCTGATGGGCTACAAGGACCCCGGTTCACGGCAGGCGGACGGCAATTATTATGTGATGGTCAAATCCACGCAGTATCCGTTTGCGGTGGTGGCCGGAGAGCCCACTGGCAATCTGATGCGGCACTGGTATGCCAGTTTGCGCATCTGGTTGCCGCTGGGTATTTTGCTGGGGCTGGCGGCGGCCGCGGCCATGCTGATGTTCATTCGCAGCCGCGGCTCCATGGTGGGCCAGTTGCGCGATGCCATCCGCCGTAAACGGCTGGTCATGCATTACCAGCCCATTGTTGATCTGGCCAGCAGACGGTGTATTGGTGCAGAAGCCCTGGTGCGCTGGCCGCAGCAGCACGGCACCATGATCCGGCCCGATGTGTTTGTGCCGCTGGCCGAAGACAACGGCCTGATCCAGCCCATGACTGACCTTGTGCTGGAGTTGATCTGCGCCGATATGGCGACGCTGCTGCAATTGCGGAGTGATCTTTACGTTTCGATCAACCTGGCCGCCATCGACCTGAGTACAGACCGGTTCATCCAGGTGCTGGCGCACAAGCTGCCGCAGGCGGGAATTGAATCTGCCCGTCTGGCCATTGAAGCGACCGAACGCGGGTTCATGGATGTAAACAGCGCGCAGGAAGTGATCGGCAAACTGCGGGCCGCCGGGCACAAGGTGTTGATTGACGACTTTGGTACCGGCTATTCCGGGCTGTCGTATCTGCAGACCTTTCAGGTTGATGTGCTCAAGATCGACAAATCGTTTATCGATACGGTCGGCACTGAGGCGGCCACGGCCAGTGTTGCGCCGCATATTGTCGAGATCGGCCACGCACTCAAGCTGAAAATAATTGCCGAAGGCGTCGAGAGCGAGGACCAGGCACAATGGTTGCAGGCGCATGGCGTGCAGTCCGGGCAGGGCTGGTTGTTTGGCAAGCCGATGCCGGCGGCGGCATTTCTGGCCTTTCTGGCGCAGGATCGACAAAAAGCCTTGTCTTGA
- a CDS encoding gamma-glutamylcyclotransferase family protein — MTHNSTAADDGYVFVYGTLKQGCRNHHWMRGTPCLGAARTVASYALYLEQRIPFLFKGESRYPVTGELYRVDADQLAHLDVLERHPEWYARERIAVHAPDGSQVQAWAYFCPAPIGTLLPEGVYLEQLD, encoded by the coding sequence ATGACCCACAACAGCACTGCGGCCGATGATGGCTATGTCTTTGTATACGGCACCTTGAAACAAGGTTGCCGCAACCATCACTGGATGCGCGGAACGCCGTGCCTGGGTGCAGCCCGCACCGTGGCCAGCTATGCGCTTTATCTGGAGCAACGGATTCCGTTTCTGTTCAAGGGCGAATCACGCTATCCGGTGACGGGCGAGTTGTATCGCGTGGATGCGGATCAGCTGGCGCATCTGGATGTGCTGGAGCGCCATCCTGAATGGTATGCGCGCGAACGCATTGCGGTGCACGCGCCGGATGGCTCGCAAGTACAAGCCTGGGCGTATTTTTGCCCCGCGCCCATAGGCACGTTGTTGCCGGAAGGGGTTTACCTGGAGCAACTGGACTAA
- a CDS encoding copper chaperone PCu(A)C — protein MLKKTWFIALPLALTLAAPCFAADTLTVSQAWARATPPGASTAAAYFIIKNEGATTDSIVGARTSVADDASVHEMKMANGMMQMRAVPKLDIPAKASVTFSPQGYHVMLTGLKAPLKEGSHFKLSLALQRGGSIDVNVDVLGLGATEFSHSH, from the coding sequence ATGCTCAAGAAAACATGGTTTATCGCCCTGCCGCTGGCTTTGACGCTGGCTGCCCCCTGCTTTGCTGCAGACACCCTGACCGTCAGCCAGGCCTGGGCCCGGGCAACACCGCCGGGCGCAAGCACCGCAGCGGCCTATTTCATCATCAAAAACGAGGGTGCCACGACCGACAGCATTGTGGGTGCGCGCACCAGCGTGGCCGATGACGCTTCTGTGCATGAAATGAAAATGGCGAACGGCATGATGCAGATGCGTGCCGTGCCGAAGCTGGATATCCCTGCCAAAGCCAGCGTCACATTCAGCCCGCAGGGTTATCACGTGATGCTGACCGGGCTGAAAGCACCGCTCAAGGAAGGCAGCCACTTCAAGCTCTCGCTGGCGTTGCAGCGTGGTGGCAGCATTGATGTGAATGTCGATGTACTGGGCCTTGGCGCGACCGAATTCTCGCACAGCCATTAA
- the mgrA gene encoding L-glyceraldehyde 3-phosphate reductase: MSYLASEARYDQMVYRTCGKSGLKLPALSLGLWHNFGGTTPLENQRALLRTAFDLGITHFDLANNYGPPYGSAESNFGELFRQDFKPYRDELVISSKAGWDMWPGPYGQGGGSRKYVLASLDQSLKRLGLDYVDIFYSHRFDPDTPLEETAGALATAVQQGKALYVGISSYSPNKTREMAALLREWKIPLLIHQPSYNMLNRWVEHGLLDAIADEGAGCIAFTPLAQGLLTDKYLNGIPEHARVNNPGGGSLQKSHLNDENIARVRSLNEIAKRRGQSLAQMALAWVLRDKRVTTALIGASTPEQIRENVAALGKLNFSAEELAEIDRYAVESGINLWEKPSTDQRP; this comes from the coding sequence ATGTCTTACCTTGCATCAGAAGCCCGTTACGATCAGATGGTGTACCGCACGTGCGGCAAAAGCGGCCTCAAACTGCCGGCGTTGTCGCTGGGGCTGTGGCACAACTTTGGCGGCACCACGCCATTGGAAAACCAGCGCGCCTTGCTGCGTACTGCGTTTGATCTGGGCATTACCCATTTTGATCTGGCCAACAATTACGGCCCGCCGTATGGCAGCGCAGAAAGTAATTTCGGCGAGTTGTTCCGCCAGGACTTCAAGCCTTACCGGGATGAACTGGTTATTTCCAGCAAGGCCGGCTGGGATATGTGGCCTGGCCCGTACGGGCAGGGTGGCGGCTCGCGCAAGTATGTGCTGGCCAGCCTGGATCAGAGTCTGAAGCGGCTGGGGCTCGATTACGTTGATATTTTCTACTCGCACCGCTTTGACCCGGATACGCCGCTGGAAGAAACCGCCGGCGCACTGGCCACAGCGGTACAGCAGGGCAAGGCGCTGTATGTGGGGATCTCGTCATACTCGCCCAACAAAACACGTGAAATGGCGGCGCTCTTGCGTGAGTGGAAAATCCCGCTGCTGATTCATCAGCCGTCGTACAACATGCTTAATCGCTGGGTTGAGCATGGTTTGCTGGATGCCATTGCAGATGAAGGTGCCGGTTGCATTGCCTTTACGCCGCTGGCCCAGGGGTTGCTGACCGACAAATACCTCAATGGCATTCCGGAGCATGCGCGCGTCAACAATCCGGGTGGTGGTTCGCTGCAAAAATCGCACCTGAATGATGAGAATATTGCCCGCGTGCGTTCGCTCAACGAGATCGCCAAACGGCGTGGCCAGAGCCTGGCGCAAATGGCGCTGGCGTGGGTGCTGCGCGACAAACGGGTTACCACGGCGCTGATTGGTGCCAGCACGCCAGAACAAATCAGGGAAAACGTCGCCGCCCTGGGCAAGTTGAATTTCTCTGCCGAAGAACTGGCCGAGATTGACCGCTACGCTGTGGAAAGCGGCATCAATCTGTGGGAGAAGCCCTCCACTGACCAGCGCCCTTGA